One window from the genome of Pseudomonas sp. L5B5 encodes:
- a CDS encoding ABC transporter ATP-binding protein/permease yields MNQNAEYSAVNDAVRGQFFRRVWAMTVPYWRSEEKAKAWLLLIVVIGLSLFSVAISVWINSWYKDFYNALQKKDEAAFWHLILYFCGIAAVAILGAVYRLYLTQMLTIRWRAWLTEKHFARWLGNKNYYQLEQGGYTDNPDQRISEDLNSFTTNTLALGLGLIRNLVSLVSFSIILWGVSGSIEVLGYTIAGYMFWCALVYALVGSWLTHLIGRRLIGLNNQQQRFEADLRFSMVRVRENAESIALYDGEKNENQRLSSRFGKVWHNFWDIMKVSKRLTFFTAGYGQIAIIFPFIVAAPRYFAGKIELGELMQINSAFGNVQENFSWFITAYSDLAAWRATCDRLLSFRQAMSDNEARAPAIDVQTEGEQLQVRDLGLDLADGRHLLAGAQMTVNPGERLMLSGRSGSGKSTLLRAMGRLWPRGHGNIRLPGQRSLFLPQKPYLPIGSLREALSYPQPGERYPQERYEQVLQICRLPHLVARLDEPNHWQRMLSPGEQQRLAFARALLYAPQWLYMDEATSAMDEEDEAALYQALIDQLPGLSIVSIGHRSSLKRFHPRHIRIDQGQLVEQAQGA; encoded by the coding sequence ATGAATCAGAACGCTGAGTATTCTGCGGTCAACGATGCTGTGCGCGGGCAGTTCTTTCGCCGGGTATGGGCCATGACCGTGCCGTACTGGCGCAGCGAGGAAAAGGCCAAGGCCTGGCTGCTGCTGATCGTGGTCATCGGCCTGTCGCTGTTCAGCGTGGCCATCTCGGTGTGGATCAACAGCTGGTACAAGGACTTCTATAATGCCTTGCAGAAGAAGGACGAGGCGGCGTTCTGGCACCTGATCCTGTATTTTTGCGGCATTGCTGCGGTGGCGATCCTGGGGGCGGTGTACCGCCTGTACCTGACCCAGATGCTGACCATCCGTTGGCGAGCCTGGCTGACCGAAAAACATTTCGCCCGCTGGCTGGGCAACAAGAACTACTACCAGCTGGAGCAGGGCGGTTATACCGACAACCCGGACCAGCGGATTTCCGAAGACCTCAACAGCTTCACCACCAACACCCTGGCGCTGGGCCTGGGGCTGATCCGCAATCTGGTCAGCCTGGTGTCCTTTTCCATCATTCTCTGGGGCGTGTCCGGCAGCATCGAGGTGCTGGGCTATACCATTGCCGGCTACATGTTCTGGTGCGCCCTGGTGTATGCCCTGGTCGGCAGTTGGCTGACCCACCTGATCGGGCGCCGGCTGATCGGCCTGAACAACCAGCAGCAACGCTTCGAGGCCGACCTGCGCTTCTCCATGGTACGGGTCCGGGAAAACGCCGAGAGTATCGCCCTGTACGACGGCGAGAAGAACGAGAACCAGCGCCTGAGCAGTCGTTTCGGCAAGGTCTGGCACAACTTCTGGGACATCATGAAAGTGTCCAAGCGCCTGACCTTTTTCACCGCGGGTTATGGCCAGATCGCGATCATTTTCCCCTTCATCGTCGCCGCCCCTCGCTACTTCGCCGGCAAGATCGAGCTGGGCGAGCTCATGCAGATCAACTCGGCCTTCGGCAACGTCCAGGAGAACTTCAGCTGGTTCATCACGGCCTATTCGGACCTGGCCGCCTGGCGCGCCACCTGTGATCGTCTGCTGAGCTTTCGCCAGGCCATGAGCGACAACGAAGCGCGCGCCCCGGCCATCGATGTCCAAACCGAGGGCGAACAACTGCAGGTGCGGGACCTGGGCCTGGACCTGGCCGATGGCCGGCACCTGCTGGCCGGAGCGCAGATGACCGTGAACCCGGGCGAGCGGCTGATGCTCAGCGGCCGTTCCGGCAGCGGCAAGAGCACCTTGCTGCGCGCCATGGGACGCCTGTGGCCCAGGGGGCACGGCAATATCCGCTTGCCTGGCCAGCGCTCGCTGTTCCTGCCGCAGAAACCCTACCTGCCCATTGGCAGCCTGCGTGAGGCCTTGAGTTATCCACAGCCGGGCGAGCGCTATCCTCAGGAACGCTACGAGCAGGTACTGCAGATTTGCCGCTTGCCGCACCTGGTGGCGCGCCTGGATGAACCCAATCACTGGCAACGCATGCTTTCGCCGGGTGAGCAGCAACGCCTGGCCTTTGCCCGGGCGCTGTTGTACGCACCGCAATGGTTGTACATGGACGAGGCGACCTCGGCCATGGATGAAGAAGACGAAGCCGCGTTGTACCAGGCGCTGATCGACCAGTTGCCGGGGTTGAGCATTGTCAGCATCGGCCATCGCAGCAGCCTCAAGCGTTTTCATCCGCGGCATATTCGTATCGACCAGGGGCAACTGGTGGAGCAGGCCCAGGGCGCCTGA
- a CDS encoding response regulator transcription factor — MSEEIQVEGEELPHLLLVDDDATFTRVMARAMSRRGFRVSTAGSAEEGLTIAQQDLPDYAALDLKMDGDSGLVLLPKLLELDPEMRVLILTGYSSIATAVEAIKRGACNYLCKPADADDVLAALLSEHADLDTLVPENPMSVDRLQWEHIQRVLTEHEGNISATARALGMHRRTLQRKLQKRPVRR, encoded by the coding sequence ATGAGTGAAGAGATCCAAGTCGAAGGCGAGGAATTGCCGCACCTGCTGCTGGTGGATGATGACGCCACGTTTACCCGGGTCATGGCACGTGCCATGAGCCGCCGCGGCTTTCGCGTGAGTACCGCAGGTTCCGCCGAAGAGGGCCTGACCATCGCCCAGCAGGACCTGCCGGACTACGCCGCGCTGGACCTGAAGATGGACGGCGACTCCGGGCTGGTGCTGCTGCCCAAGCTGCTGGAGCTGGATCCGGAGATGCGCGTGCTGATCCTCACCGGTTATTCGAGCATCGCCACTGCGGTGGAGGCGATCAAGCGAGGCGCCTGCAATTACCTGTGCAAGCCGGCGGATGCCGACGACGTGCTGGCCGCGCTGCTGTCCGAACACGCTGACCTGGACACCCTGGTGCCGGAAAACCCGATGTCGGTGGACCGCCTGCAGTGGGAGCACATCCAGCGGGTGCTGACCGAACACGAAGGCAACATCTCCGCCACTGCCCGAGCCCTGGGCATGCACCGTCGCACGTTGCAGCGCAAGTTGCAGAAGCGCCCCGTCCGCCGCTGA
- a CDS encoding ATP-binding protein, with protein sequence MLAPVKLLSATRQNLWRLTFIRTLVLAAQAGSVGIAYWLDLLPLPWLQLGVTLAFSMVLCAFTAIRLRTSWPVTELEYALQLACDLFIHSVLLYFSGGSTNPFVSYYLVPLTIAAVTLPWRYSVALSGIALALYTLLLAWFYPLQTLPIARENLQVYGMWLSFALAAAVITFFAARMAEELRRQEELRAIRREEGLRDQQLLAVATQAAGAAHELGTPLATMSVLLKEMRQDHPDPLLQDDLSVLQDQVKLCKETLQQLVRAAEANRRLAVEMQDVTQWLDEALNRWHLMRPEASYRFHLLGQGAMPRLAPPPDLTQALLNLLNNAADACPEGLEVRLDWDAEDLTISIRDHGAGVPLAIAEQIGKPFFTTKGKGFGLGLFLSKASVTRAGGSVKLYSHEEGGTLTELRLPRAARGDDHE encoded by the coding sequence ATGCTCGCCCCCGTAAAATTGTTGTCCGCCACCCGCCAGAATCTCTGGCGCCTGACCTTCATACGCACCCTGGTCCTGGCCGCTCAGGCCGGTTCGGTAGGGATCGCCTACTGGCTCGACCTGCTGCCGTTGCCCTGGTTGCAACTGGGCGTCACCCTGGCGTTCTCCATGGTGCTGTGCGCCTTCACCGCGATCCGCCTGCGCACTTCCTGGCCGGTGACGGAGCTGGAATACGCCCTGCAGCTGGCGTGCGACCTGTTTATCCACAGCGTGCTGCTGTATTTCTCCGGCGGGTCCACCAACCCGTTCGTGTCCTATTACCTGGTACCCCTGACCATCGCCGCAGTGACGCTGCCCTGGCGCTACTCGGTGGCGCTCTCGGGGATTGCCCTGGCGCTCTATACCCTGCTGCTGGCCTGGTTCTATCCGTTGCAGACCCTGCCCATTGCCCGCGAGAACCTGCAGGTCTATGGCATGTGGCTGAGTTTTGCCCTGGCCGCGGCGGTGATCACCTTCTTTGCTGCCCGGATGGCCGAGGAGCTGCGGCGTCAGGAAGAGTTGCGGGCGATTCGTCGTGAAGAAGGCCTGCGCGACCAGCAGTTGCTAGCCGTGGCGACCCAGGCCGCTGGCGCGGCACATGAGCTGGGCACGCCGCTGGCGACCATGAGCGTGCTGCTCAAGGAAATGCGCCAGGACCATCCCGATCCGCTGTTGCAGGATGACCTGTCCGTGCTTCAGGACCAGGTCAAGCTGTGCAAGGAAACCCTGCAGCAACTGGTGCGTGCCGCCGAGGCCAACCGCCGCTTGGCGGTGGAGATGCAGGATGTCACCCAGTGGCTGGACGAAGCCCTGAATCGCTGGCACCTGATGCGTCCGGAAGCCAGTTATCGCTTCCATTTGCTGGGCCAGGGGGCGATGCCACGCCTGGCGCCGCCGCCGGATTTGACCCAAGCCCTGCTCAACTTGCTCAACAATGCCGCCGATGCCTGCCCCGAGGGGCTGGAAGTCAGGCTGGACTGGGATGCGGAAGATTTGACCATCAGTATTCGCGACCACGGCGCTGGAGTACCCTTGGCCATCGCCGAGCAGATTGGCAAACCGTTTTTTACCACCAAGGGCAAGGGCTTCGGCCTGGGCCTGTTCTTGAGCAAGGCCAGCGTGACCCGCGCTGGTGGCTCAGTAAAACTCTACAGTCATGAGGAAGGCGGTACGCTCACCGAGCTGCGCCTGCCCCGTGCCGCCCGAGGAGACGACCATGAGTGA
- a CDS encoding SIMPL domain-containing protein (The SIMPL domain is named for its presence in mouse protein SIMPL (signalling molecule that associates with mouse pelle-like kinase). Bacterial member BP26, from Brucella, was shown to assemble into a channel-like structure, while YggE from E. coli has been associated with resistance to oxidative stress.) — MQPFTRSVALLALSAGTLTSLPALAADELHYNQVSLRAEASQEVARDLMIVTLYSESQNADPAKLAAEISTTMNKALEQARQVKDVKLSQGSRNSYPIYDSKGQKITGWRERAELRLESSNFAALSKLTGELLTDLKMDGMDFAIAPATRQASEDALLKDAVKAFKARAQLATEALGGKGYKIVSLNLNSEGYPQPYLRAPMMKAAEADRSSFSVTPEVEAGTSKVNMTADGAIEVLMQ, encoded by the coding sequence ATGCAGCCTTTCACCCGCAGCGTCGCCCTTCTGGCCCTCAGCGCCGGCACTCTCACCAGCCTGCCCGCCCTGGCCGCCGATGAATTGCACTACAACCAGGTTTCCCTGCGCGCCGAAGCCAGCCAGGAAGTGGCTCGCGACCTGATGATCGTGACCCTCTACAGCGAATCGCAGAACGCCGATCCGGCCAAGCTGGCGGCGGAAATCAGCACCACCATGAACAAGGCCCTGGAACAGGCACGTCAGGTCAAGGACGTGAAATTGAGCCAGGGCAGCCGCAACAGCTACCCGATCTACGACAGCAAGGGCCAGAAGATCACCGGCTGGCGCGAGCGCGCGGAACTGCGCCTGGAAAGCTCCAACTTCGCCGCCCTGTCCAAGCTCACCGGCGAGCTACTGACCGACCTGAAGATGGACGGCATGGATTTCGCCATCGCGCCCGCAACCCGCCAGGCCAGCGAGGATGCCCTGCTCAAGGACGCGGTAAAGGCCTTCAAGGCTCGCGCCCAGCTGGCCACCGAGGCCCTGGGGGGCAAGGGTTACAAGATCGTCAGCCTGAACCTCAACAGCGAAGGTTATCCACAACCCTACCTGCGCGCTCCGATGATGAAAGCCGCCGAAGCCGATCGTTCCTCTTTTTCCGTCACCCCGGAAGTCGAGGCGGGCACCAGCAAGGTCAACATGACCGCCGACGGCGCGATCGAAGTGCTGATGCAATAA
- a CDS encoding helix-turn-helix domain-containing protein, which translates to MTADRIGERLRRYRRAAKKTLRQIASESGLTASFLSQAERNLTGVSISSLVNIAKSLNVPLNALFDQPAQAQPDSHEGERVRYTIEGQPLAYERLSSSFPGNMINAVKMNISVGYQSELISHDGSEFSYVLSGQITYTIEGRLYPLGPGDSVHFDATKTHCLANVGDGPAEVLTITTMGLFDDHPAS; encoded by the coding sequence ATGACCGCAGATCGCATCGGCGAACGCCTGCGTCGCTATCGCCGCGCCGCCAAGAAAACCCTGCGCCAGATTGCCAGCGAATCCGGTCTCACCGCGAGCTTCCTCTCCCAGGCGGAACGTAATCTCACAGGCGTATCCATTTCCTCCCTGGTCAATATCGCCAAGTCCCTGAACGTTCCACTTAACGCCCTGTTCGACCAGCCAGCCCAGGCTCAGCCGGACTCCCACGAGGGCGAACGGGTGCGCTATACCATCGAGGGCCAGCCCCTGGCCTACGAACGACTGTCCAGCTCCTTTCCGGGAAACATGATCAATGCGGTCAAGATGAACATCTCGGTGGGGTATCAATCTGAACTGATCTCCCACGATGGTTCAGAATTTTCCTACGTCCTCTCTGGACAGATCACGTACACCATCGAAGGTCGCCTATATCCCCTCGGCCCGGGCGACTCGGTGCATTTCGATGCCACCAAGACCCACTGCCTGGCCAATGTCGGCGATGGCCCGGCGGAAGTCCTGACCATCACCACCATGGGCCTGTTCGACGACCACCCAGCCTCCTGA
- a CDS encoding ABC transporter substrate-binding protein, with product MFKQAVIPFLVSAGLLASTPFAQAATNLVFCSEGSPAGFDPGQYTTGTDFDASAETMFNRLSQFERGGTAVIPGLATSWDISEDGLTYTFHLREGVKFHTTPYFTPTRNFNADDVVFTFTRMIDKDMPFRKAYPTEFPYFTDMGMDTNITKVEKLDDHTVRFALKSVDAAFIQNLAMSFASVQSAEYADKLLKEGKASEINQKPIGTGPFVFKSYQKDSNIRYTGNKDYWKPEDVKIDNLIFAITTDPSVRIQKLKKNECQVTLFPRPADLKALKEDKALKMPEQAGFNLGYVAYNVMPVLKGRTDANPLADLKVRQAMDMAVNKPQIIDSVYQGAGQLAVNAMPPTEWSYDTTIKDAKYDPEKARQLLKEAGVKEGTQITLWAMPVQRPYNPNAKLMAEMLQSDWAKIGLKVNIVSYEWGEYIKRSKGGENQAMIIGWSGDNGDPDNWLGTLFGCDAMNGNNFSKWCDKPYDALIKQAKTTSDVAKRTELYKQAQHILKDAVPMTPIAHSTVFQPMRANVQDFKISPFGLNSFYGVSIGK from the coding sequence ATGTTCAAACAAGCAGTCATTCCGTTTTTAGTCAGCGCCGGTCTGCTGGCCAGCACTCCCTTCGCCCAGGCGGCGACTAATCTGGTGTTCTGCTCCGAGGGCAGCCCTGCCGGTTTCGACCCGGGCCAGTACACCACCGGAACCGACTTCGACGCCTCAGCAGAAACCATGTTCAACCGTCTCAGCCAGTTCGAACGTGGCGGCACCGCGGTCATCCCGGGCCTGGCCACCAGCTGGGACATCTCGGAAGACGGCCTGACCTACACCTTCCACCTGCGCGAAGGCGTCAAGTTCCATACCACGCCGTACTTCACCCCGACCCGCAACTTCAATGCCGACGATGTGGTGTTCACCTTCACCCGCATGATCGACAAGGACATGCCGTTCCGTAAGGCATACCCCACCGAATTCCCGTATTTCACCGACATGGGGATGGACACCAACATCACCAAGGTCGAGAAGCTCGACGACCACACCGTGCGCTTCGCCCTGAAGAGCGTCGACGCTGCGTTCATCCAGAACCTGGCCATGAGCTTCGCCTCCGTCCAGTCCGCCGAGTACGCCGACAAGCTGCTCAAGGAAGGCAAGGCCAGCGAGATCAACCAGAAGCCGATCGGCACTGGCCCGTTCGTGTTCAAGAGCTACCAGAAAGACTCCAACATCCGCTACACCGGCAACAAGGACTACTGGAAGCCTGAAGACGTGAAGATCGACAACCTGATCTTCGCCATCACCACCGACCCTTCGGTGCGTATCCAGAAGCTCAAGAAGAACGAATGCCAGGTCACCCTCTTCCCGCGCCCGGCCGACCTCAAGGCCCTCAAGGAAGACAAGGCCCTGAAGATGCCTGAGCAGGCCGGCTTCAACCTGGGTTACGTCGCCTACAACGTGATGCCGGTCCTGAAGGGCCGCACCGACGCCAACCCGCTGGCCGACCTCAAGGTACGCCAGGCGATGGACATGGCGGTGAACAAGCCGCAGATCATCGATTCGGTGTACCAGGGCGCCGGCCAGCTGGCGGTCAACGCCATGCCGCCGACCGAATGGTCCTACGACACCACCATCAAGGATGCCAAGTACGATCCCGAGAAAGCCCGCCAACTGCTCAAGGAAGCCGGCGTCAAGGAAGGCACCCAGATCACCCTGTGGGCCATGCCGGTACAGCGTCCCTACAACCCGAACGCCAAGCTGATGGCAGAAATGCTGCAGTCCGACTGGGCGAAGATCGGCCTGAAGGTGAACATCGTCAGCTATGAGTGGGGCGAGTACATCAAGCGTTCCAAGGGCGGCGAGAACCAGGCGATGATCATCGGCTGGAGCGGCGACAACGGTGACCCCGACAACTGGCTGGGCACCCTGTTCGGCTGCGATGCCATGAACGGCAACAACTTCTCCAAGTGGTGCGACAAGCCGTACGACGCACTGATCAAGCAAGCCAAGACCACATCGGATGTGGCCAAACGCACCGAGCTGTACAAGCAGGCGCAGCACATCCTCAAAGACGCAGTCCCGATGACACCTATCGCACACTCGACGGTGTTCCAACCCATGCGCGCCAACGTGCAGGACTTCAAGATCAGCCCGTTCGGCTTGAACTCCTTCTACGGCGTGAGCATCGGCAAGTAA
- a CDS encoding ABC transporter substrate-binding protein: MRHSLIIPALLGSGLLVASSFSQAADRSLVFCSEGSPAGFDTAQYTTATDNDAAEPLYNRLVEFERGATNVVPALATRWDISEDGLTYSFHLREGVKFHTTPYFKPTRDFNADDVLFTFNRMLDAEHPFRRAYPTEFPYFNGMSLNKNIAKVEKTDPLTVVITLNTVDAAFTQNLAMSFAAILSAEYAQQLLKAGTPSQINQKPIGTGPFVFQRYQKDSQIRYAANPHYWDPSRVKLDRLIFAINTDASVRVQKLRAGECQVTLHPRPADIDALKSDPKLQVIEKPGFNLGYIAYNVRHKPFDRLEVRQALDMAVNKPAILNAVYQGAGQLAVNAMPPTQWSYDDSIKDAAYNPEKARELLKAAGVKEGTEISLWAMPVQRPYNPNAKLMAEMLQADWARIGLKVKIVSYEWGEYIKRTKNGEHDISLIGWTGDNGDPDNWLGTLYSCDAIGGNNYSMWCDPQYDKLIKQAKVVTDREQRTALYQQAQQLLKQQVPITPVAHSTINQPLSTKVEGFKVSPFGRNAFSGVGLTP, translated from the coding sequence ATGCGTCACTCCTTGATCATCCCGGCGTTGCTGGGGAGCGGCCTGCTGGTCGCCAGCTCGTTCAGCCAGGCCGCCGACCGCAGCCTGGTGTTCTGCTCCGAAGGCAGCCCGGCCGGTTTCGATACCGCGCAATACACCACCGCCACCGACAACGATGCCGCCGAGCCGTTGTACAACCGCCTGGTGGAGTTCGAGAGAGGCGCAACCAACGTGGTGCCAGCCCTGGCCACCCGCTGGGACATTTCCGAGGACGGCCTCACGTACAGCTTTCACCTGCGCGAGGGCGTGAAGTTCCACACTACCCCCTACTTCAAGCCAACCCGCGACTTCAATGCCGACGACGTGCTGTTCACCTTCAACCGCATGCTCGACGCCGAACACCCGTTCCGCCGTGCCTACCCGACGGAGTTCCCATACTTCAACGGCATGAGCCTGAACAAGAACATTGCCAAGGTCGAGAAGACCGACCCGCTGACCGTCGTCATCACTCTCAATACCGTGGACGCGGCGTTCACCCAGAATCTCGCCATGAGCTTCGCCGCGATCCTCTCCGCCGAATACGCCCAGCAACTGCTCAAGGCCGGCACCCCCAGCCAGATCAACCAGAAACCCATCGGCACCGGCCCCTTCGTCTTCCAGCGCTACCAGAAGGACTCGCAGATCCGCTACGCCGCCAACCCGCACTACTGGGACCCGAGCCGGGTCAAGCTCGACCGGCTGATCTTCGCCATCAACACCGACGCCTCGGTACGGGTACAGAAACTGCGTGCCGGCGAGTGCCAGGTCACCCTGCACCCACGTCCCGCCGACATCGACGCCTTGAAGAGCGATCCGAAGCTGCAGGTGATCGAGAAACCCGGTTTCAACCTCGGCTACATCGCCTACAACGTGCGGCACAAACCCTTCGACCGCCTCGAAGTGCGCCAGGCACTGGACATGGCGGTGAACAAGCCGGCCATCCTCAATGCCGTGTACCAGGGCGCCGGCCAGCTGGCCGTCAATGCCATGCCCCCGACCCAATGGTCCTACGACGACAGCATCAAGGATGCCGCCTACAACCCGGAAAAAGCCCGTGAGCTGCTCAAGGCCGCCGGAGTCAAGGAAGGCACGGAAATCTCCCTGTGGGCCATGCCCGTGCAGCGCCCCTACAACCCCAACGCCAAGCTGATGGCCGAGATGCTGCAGGCAGACTGGGCCAGGATCGGTCTCAAGGTGAAGATCGTCAGCTACGAGTGGGGCGAGTACATCAAGCGCACCAAGAATGGCGAGCACGACATCAGCCTGATCGGCTGGACCGGCGATAACGGTGACCCCGACAACTGGCTGGGTACCCTGTACAGCTGCGATGCCATTGGCGGCAACAACTATTCCATGTGGTGCGACCCGCAGTACGACAAGCTGATCAAGCAAGCCAAGGTCGTCACCGACCGCGAACAGCGCACCGCCCTGTACCAGCAGGCCCAGCAACTGCTCAAGCAGCAGGTGCCGATCACCCCGGTGGCGCACTCGACCATCAACCAGCCGTTGAGCACGAAGGTCGAGGGTTTCAAGGTCAGCCCCTTCGGGCGTAACGCCTTCTCCGGGGTCGGCCTGACTCCATAA
- a CDS encoding OprD family porin has protein sequence MKLSSSALLALAISSITATAYAESVSQDFVPTELNSTNAQSEAKGFVEGQSLSGSTRNWYANELKRRNDRFSYNHNGQPTSTARRINWVQGTILNYSSGFTEGTVGVSTEVAAYNAIALDRDRKHIAGKNNRTLTHSDGDAVGQWSKLGLANVKFRVSNTTLTVGRQNFSTPIVDVIGNRPLPSSFEGASIHSEEFNNLSFDAGTFDRVSPRSEQSLSKFRSEYTNNSAETDRVSLIGANYQPLKSLKTSLYASKVEDFWNQYYFGATHELGDSSVLALTTGLNYYKTVDTGKKEMGEIDNDTYSLSLGLAHQAHSLTFSYQAVNGNEYFDYLHETNGIYLANSLLSDFNGPNEKSFQIAYGLNMAEYGVPGLKFNIYQARGWGIDGTHYKGTAYGGLNSEGKLVGVSTMDGETHYEYGIGASYAVQSGPLKATAIRATYTTHRASKYQADGNINEFRLVTTIPFNIL, from the coding sequence ATGAAATTGAGCAGCAGCGCATTGTTAGCCCTGGCCATCAGTAGCATCACTGCTACGGCCTATGCGGAGAGCGTCAGCCAGGACTTCGTCCCGACTGAACTGAACAGCACCAATGCCCAGTCCGAAGCCAAGGGTTTCGTCGAAGGCCAGAGCCTGTCCGGCAGCACCCGCAACTGGTACGCCAACGAGTTGAAGCGGCGCAACGATCGTTTCTCGTACAACCACAACGGCCAGCCCACCTCCACTGCGCGCCGCATCAACTGGGTGCAGGGCACGATCCTCAACTACAGCTCCGGTTTCACCGAAGGCACCGTGGGCGTCAGCACCGAAGTCGCGGCCTACAACGCGATTGCCCTGGATCGTGACCGCAAGCACATCGCCGGCAAGAACAACCGTACCCTGACCCACTCCGACGGCGACGCCGTGGGCCAGTGGAGCAAGCTGGGCCTGGCCAACGTCAAGTTCCGCGTCTCCAACACCACCCTGACCGTGGGCCGGCAGAACTTCAGCACGCCGATCGTCGACGTCATCGGCAACCGTCCGCTGCCTTCGAGCTTCGAAGGGGCGAGCATCCACAGTGAAGAATTCAACAACCTGTCGTTCGACGCCGGCACCTTCGACCGGGTATCGCCACGAAGCGAGCAGAGCCTGTCGAAGTTCCGCAGCGAATACACCAACAACAGCGCCGAGACTGACCGCGTCAGCCTGATCGGCGCCAATTACCAGCCGCTCAAGAGCCTGAAGACCAGCCTCTACGCCTCCAAGGTGGAAGACTTCTGGAACCAGTACTACTTCGGTGCCACTCACGAACTGGGTGACAGCTCGGTACTGGCCCTGACCACCGGCCTGAACTACTACAAGACCGTCGATACCGGCAAGAAAGAGATGGGCGAGATCGACAACGATACCTACTCCCTGTCCCTGGGCCTGGCCCACCAGGCCCACAGCCTGACCTTCTCCTACCAGGCGGTGAACGGTAACGAGTACTTCGACTACCTGCACGAAACCAACGGCATCTACCTGGCCAACTCCCTGCTCTCGGACTTCAACGGCCCGAACGAGAAATCCTTCCAGATCGCCTATGGCCTGAACATGGCCGAATACGGCGTGCCCGGCCTCAAGTTCAACATCTACCAGGCCCGCGGCTGGGGCATCGACGGTACCCACTACAAGGGCACCGCCTACGGTGGCTTGAACTCCGAAGGCAAACTGGTCGGCGTCAGCACCATGGACGGCGAGACCCACTACGAATACGGGATCGGCGCCAGCTATGCGGTGCAGAGCGGTCCGCTCAAGGCCACCGCCATCCGCGCGACCTACACCACCCACCGCGCGAGCAAGTACCAGGCCGACGGCAACATCAACGAGTTCCGCCTGGTCACCACCATTCCGTTCAATATCCTCTAA